CACCGGATAAAACAGAGTTATCGTCAAGGAAACTATTGAGCCGACTCGAAATTAACCTCTCTAGGACCTTCCCAAGAATAGGCAACAAACTGATAGGGCGATAAGCCTTATAAGAAGTGGGTGATGAAAAATTCTACCCTCTTGTAAAGGTAGTGGTGCACTTAGGAGGAGTGGCACAAGGCCTAAGTGCCGGGCCACACCATgtgacttgcgagcgacttggttgagagcgaccagaccaatgcatgcaggtagatgcaTTGGTCTGCCACACGCGTCAACTTGTTTTCCGCACacttccatacattttttcgtgtcgcgcaactagtcggccgacaaagttgcacggtgcggcccggctctAAGGCCTATTGCGCACTGTCGACCTGTCGACGGGCGACCGGTCGTCGTCGACTGTAATTTATACAGTCGCTCACTGTGTGAAGATTTCCAATGAGTCGTCTGTGTGTCGCCGTTGACACAGCGACAGCGAAAAATTTCGCCTTGGGTGctcaaatctaaaattttgtatggattttggcgctctaattttaaaatttaaagcgcctttaACGCATctagcggcgccctaacttatttggcaccCCCGTGTGCCGCCCGACCCAGTCCCCCCCTAAAACTGCCACTGGACCTAGTGCGTAAACACCCATCTAAGACTGTATAAATTATAGTCGACGACGACCGGTCTCCGGTCGACCGGTCGTCTGAGTTGGACGCCTAATCCTCCCCTCTCatccttatatgtatatttacataaattaatatttaaaaatttgcgaTGACAAATTTTAGCTCTTTTAGTAATAAATAGAAGCCACCTTACCAATGGGTCAAGATAAGATTTATGCGTATcatgaaaaacaatatataaaccaCAGAATCTTTACTCGAGTCATCAGTCATCGCTGGAATTCTGTTCAATAGGTAAGTCCAGTTATACTTAGCAGCTATTACATCTTAGTtagattaatttcattttagaagaaaattaataaaaacaagatGATCGAAGTGAAGGGGAAACGAAATTTTGCGACAAATCAACTTGAACGTTTATACAAGAACCTGATAGAACAAAAGTACACCGATGGTATTTTCGTCGCTCGCAACCGAAGGTAACTTTATtcgatttcaaaaataatttaatctcaaaatacCAATGGTAACCATCATTTTTAATCATTACAGCTATTTAGTGCACATGGTGGTCCTTACGGCCTGCAGTGACTTCTTCATGAAAAACGAATATAGCTTGAGTGCCATTTTTTCTGAATTCGACGACATTATCATTGAGGCCATTTTGAAATATTGCTATACTGGAAAAACAAGTATGAATTTCTCCAcatttactaacaatttttggattctcatcgtttaatattttaatttcactttCAGCTATCGACGTCAAGCATTATGAAAAATTCATGGAGCTAGTCAACAAATTAGAAATCAAAAGTATTGCCCCTCAATATATAGCAATTGATCAGACAAATTGTTTGGAAGTTTTGAGATTTTCAGACGAACCAAAGATGATAGAAAAAGCTATGGAACTAACTCTCAAACATTTTGAAACTGTAAGTATCGATTTCAAAATCGTATGACTatccaaatattatatgttacatatttaCTTCTTTTTCAGTTGTACAAAACCTCAGAATTCCTTAACTTGTCAGTTTTGGTCTTAGCCGATATTCTAAAATCAGATGATCTAAATGTGTCTTCCGAAGAAGATGTCTTTAATTCAGTAAAATTATGGATCAATTTCGAATATACCACCCGAAGAAATGAATTGGCGAAATTGTTGGGTTTTGTAAAGTTTCCGTCACTCTCAatggaggtatgtatgtacactgtaTATATTTATCAGTGGCATGCCGTGAAAATCTCGCTGTTTTTGTTGCACAAAaacaaggggactcggtatgacgtcacctagttagtccccttgtatcttgctcgcgcacacgtaagtaaggttGTGTGActaaaacagggagatttcacgacacgccactggtatgtatacatatacatatatacatatatgtgtacgcATTTGGGGGCAATTAAATACTGTTGAATAAGTTCCCTCACTTCTTTGAATAATATGCGATACTTGCAGTTCATTATCACGGAAGCTATGGAGTTTTGTTCTTCTTATCCGGAGTGCAATGGCATTCTTAAACAAGCAATGCAACCAATGTTATGCAACTATCAGTGTTTAGTCCAGAAAGAGAGTCTCTGTAGGAAAAGTCAAAAGATAGCCCTCATCGGAGCAAGGAATATAGAggtaatttgatattaaaaatatgtaataatcagggccgccgagaggaatcccgggccctgggtAAATTCATTTAtggccctatgacaaactaaaaaaatatatatatcagaactattagaaaaatacctactaTATGTTGGctgctattttttaaataattgaataagaaaatacGACATAACAGGTATGATTTCCTCGAATATTCAGgaccctggaactttaccctagcccccccccccctctcgtcggccctggtaattattagataaatttgatttttgtatgaaatattaaattttaggtGGGAAATACTGTTGACATTTACGATGGAAGAACTAAAAGTTGGTCCTTAAGTAAGAGTTTTGGATTTAACAGATGCTTCTTTGCATCAGTTATCATCAACGACTGGATCTTGATCATTGGCGGAAACAGTTCAACAACGATAGGAGTAACTTCCGTAACGTTTCAATGATATTGTAAATTATTTCATTCGCTTACATTGATAATAACAAACATAAATCTTCTCAGGTAGACTATATCGATTTGAAAGACGGAGGGCAACATCCATTAAATTCGATGAATCAAGGGCGTAGCTGGTTTCCAGCGGTGATACTTCGTCGAGATTCGTCCACTGATCTGTACGTCATTGGGGGTAAAGCAAATAATGAACTTTTATCATCAGTGGAAAGGTGATTCAGATatacaattgaaatattttataacattcttgtacgtatgtgtgtatatattgtatttagtaTTGAACTTATCGTCAAATCAATTCCAAATACATAGATGGAACAGCAAGACGAAGAACTGGGAAACGAACGTAGCTCCATTGTTGTATCCTTCGCATGTTCATAATGCTTCAGTCATCAATGGAAAAATCTATGTGACGGGTGGGCGTATTGTGAAAGATGGAAAACACATAACTATTAATACATTGCAAGTCTATTCCGTAGAATGCAACTCTTGGTCTTATCGTGCTCCAATGATTCAAGCAAGAGATTGTCATTCGGTTAAAATCTATTAATATTTATCGGTAggttaaaataaatgattatagAATttctaattacaaaaatatctgTTTTTAGAGCATCACAGTAAAAGGAAAAATGTATGTCGCTGGTGGGAACTTCATCGACACAAATTCTTTTCTAGATAGTGTTGAATCGTACGACCCTGATGCAAATCTGTGGACACCTTACTGTAAACTGCCTAATCTCGTATATGGAGTCGGCTTCTGCTTGTTCCGAAACAGATTTCATTGCATGGGTGAGATAAAAACGTTGTGCAAATATTTGATTTCTCATCTTCGGCAGTAAACCATTTTAACTCTTTGTTTTTTTAGGTGGACACGATAGAACTGAATATAACAATGTTTGGGAATACGACGACATAATAAAACAGTGGAAACCTTTAAAAAGCCTCAACAAAACTAGAGCCGAATCGTTTGCATTCGTCATACCGCATGATTCCGTTATTTGATCACTCCTGCAATTTTAAgtgaaatatgaataaaataaaatgaaatggctaataaatgaatttataattacaaataatgtttACTTTATGAATGAATACCGCGCGTTTATATCCCCAGGTTCATTTCGGAATGGGTGTCAAACAAAAAACCCTCCTCAcaataaaggtctattcatacctagtcagcacgtaccgacagcaggtatccggccgtacgaaaagtattctttggtacattttgtatgggtatattcataccaaccatcacgtttacgccacggcaggcttacaacagtacccgacatttcctgttcataccttacagcaacatccgtaaACGTATCGTATCCATTTTTTTGGtctgccacacccgtcaacttgtttgctgcacacatttccatacagtTTTTCGTGTcacgcaactagtcggccgacaaagttgtacggtgcggcccggctctAAGGCCCATTGCGCACTGTCGACCTGTCAACGGGCGACCGGTCGTCGTCGACTGTAATTTATACAGTCGCTCACTGTGTGAATATTTCCAATGGGTCATCTGTGTGTCAACGTTGACACAGCGACTCGCTGGCCGATCAGGCGACCGGCGACCTagtcagtgccggccttacacccaatggcgccctggggcaattttttctaaacacccttagaaaaaaatttcgccttgtGTGCTCTAATCTGAAATTTTGTATGgattttggcgctctaattttaaattttaaagcgtctTTAACGCATctagcggcgccctaacttatttggcaccCCCCAGTCCCCCCTAAAACCACCACTGGACCTAGTGCGTAAACACCCATCTAAGACTGTATAAATTATAGTCGACGACGACCGGTCTCCCGTCGACCGGTCGTCTGAGTCGGTCGCCTAATCCTCCCCTCTCAcccttataatatgtacatatttacataaattaatatttaaaagtttgCGACGATAAATTTCAACTCTTTTAGTAATAAACAGAAGCCACCTTACCAATGGGTCAAGATAAGATTTATGCGTATcatgaaaaacaatatataaaccaCAGAATCTTTACTCGAGTCATCAGTTATCGCTGGAGTTCTGTTCAATAGGTAAGTCAAGTTATACTTAGCAGCTATTACATCTTAGTtagattaatttcattttagaagaaaattaataaaaacaagatGATCGAAGTGAAGGCGAAACGAAATTTTGCGACAAATCAACTTGAACGATTATACAAGAACCTGATAGAACAAAAGTACACCGATGGTATTTTCGTCACTCGCAACCGAAGGTACCTTTATtcgatttcaaaaataatttaatctcaaaatacCAATGGTAACCATCATTTTTAATCATTACAGCTATTTAGTGCACATGGTGGTCCTTACGGCCTGCAATGACTTCTTCATGAAAAACGAATATAATTTGAGTGCCATTTTTTCTGAATTCGACGACATTATCATTGAGGCCATTTTGAAATATTGCTATACTGGAAAAACAAGTATGAATTTCTTCAcatttactaacaatttttggattctcatcgtttaatattttaatttcactttCAGCTATCGACGTCAAGCATTATGAAAAATTCATGGAGCTAGTCAACAAATTAGAAATCAAAAGTATTGCCCCTCAATATATAGCAATTGATCAGACAAATTGTTTGGAAGTTTTGAGATTTTCAGACGAACCAAAGATGATAGAAAAAGCTATGGAACTAACTCTCAAACATTTTGAAACTGTAAGTATCGATTTCAAAATCGTATAACTatccaaatattatatgttacatatttaCTTCTTTTTCAGTTGTACAAAACCTCAGAATTCCTTAACTTGTCAGTTTTGGTCTTAGCCGATATTCTAAAATCAGATGATCTAAATGTGTCTTCCGAAGAAGATGTCTTTAATTCAGTAAAATTATGGATCAATTTCGAATATACCACCCGAAGAAATGAATTGGCGAAATTGTTGGGTTTTGTAAAGTTTCCGTCACTCTCAatggaggtatgtatgtacactgtaTATATTTATCAGTGGCATGCCGTGAAAATCTCGCTGTTTTTGTTGCACAAAaacaaggggactcggtatgacgtcacctagttagtccccttgtatcttgctcgcgcacacgtaagtaaggttGTGTGActaaaacagggagatttcacgacacgccactggtatgtatacatatatgtgtacgcATTTGGGGACAATTAAATACTGTTGAATAAGTTCCCTCACTTCTTTGAATAATATGCGATACTTGCAGTTTATTATCACGGAAGCTATGGAGTTTTGTTCTTCTTATCCTGAGTGCAATGGCATTCTTAAACAAGCAATGCAACCAATGTTATGCAACTATCAGTGTTTAGTCCAGAAAGAGAGTCTCTGTAGGAAAAGTCAAAAGATAGCCCTCATCGGAGCAATGAATATAGaggtaattttatattaaaaatatgaaataatcaaggccgccgagaggaatcctggACCCTGGGTAAATTCATTTAtggccctatgacaaactaaaaatttatatatcagaactattagagaAATACCTATTAtatgttggttgctattttttaaataattgaataagaaaatacGACATAACAGGTTTGATTTTCGACATGGGGCCCCTCGAATATTCAGgaccctggaactttaccctagctccccccccccccccgtctcGTCGGCCCTGGTAATTATaagataaatttgatttttgtatgaaatattaaattttaggtGGGAAATACTGTTGACATTTACGATGGAAGAACTAAAAGTTGGTCCTTAAGTAAGAGTTTTGGATTTAACAGATGCTTCTTTGCATCAATTATCATCAACGACTGGATCTTGATCATTGGCGGAAACAGTTCAACAACGATAGGAGTAACTTCCGTAACGTTTCAATGATATTGTAAATTATTTCATTCGCTTACATTGATAATAACAAACATAAATCTTCTCAGGTAGACTATATCGATTTGAAAGACGGAGGGGAACATCCATTAAATTCGATGAATCAAGGGCGTAGCTGGTTTCCAGCGGTGATACTTCGTCGAGATTCATCCACTGATCTGTACGTCATTGGGGGTAAAGCAAATAATGAACTTTTATCATCAGTGGAAAGGTGATTCAGATatacaattgaaatattttataacattcttgtacgtatgtgtgtatatattgtatttagtaTTGAACTTATCGTCAAATCAATTCCAAATACATAGATGGAACAGCAAGACGAAGAACTGGGAAACGAACGTAGCTCCATTGTTGTATCCTTCGCATGTTCATAATGCTTCAGTcatcaatggaaaaatatatgtGACGGGTGGGCGTATTGTGAAAGATGGAAAACACCTAACTATTAATACATTGCAAGTCTATTCCGTGGAATGCAACTCTTGGTCTTATCGTGCTCCAATGATTCAAGGAAGAGACTGTCATTcagttaaaatttattaatatttatcggTGGGTTAAAGTGAATGATTATAGAATTTCTGATTACAAAAATATCTGTTTTTAGAGCATCACAGTAAAAGGAAAAATGTATGTCGCTGGTGGGAACTTCGTCGGCACAAATTCTTTACTAGATA
The nucleotide sequence above comes from Arctopsyche grandis isolate Sample6627 chromosome 4, ASM5162203v2, whole genome shotgun sequence. Encoded proteins:
- the LOC143910639 gene encoding kelch-like protein 24; translation: MIEVKGKRNFATNQLERLYKNLIEQKYTDGIFVARNRSYLVHMVVLTACSDFFMKNEYSLSAIFSEFDDIIIEAILKYCYTGKTTIDVKHYEKFMELVNKLEIKSIAPQYIAIDQTNCLEVLRFSDEPKMIEKAMELTLKHFETLYKTSEFLNLSVLVLADILKSDDLNVSSEEDVFNSVKLWINFEYTTRRNELAKLLGFVKFPSLSMEFIITEAMEFCSSYPECNGILKQAMQPMLCNYQCLVQKESLCRKSQKIALIGARNIEVGNTVDIYDGRTKSWSLSKSFGFNRCFFASVIINDWILIIGGNSSTTIGVTSVDYIDLKDGGQHPLNSMNQGRSWFPAVILRRDSSTDLYVIGGKANNELLSSVERWNSKTKNWETNVAPLLYPSHVHNASVINGKIYVTGGRIVKDGKHITINTLQVYSVECNSWSYRAPMIQARDCHSSITVKGKMYVAGGNFIDTNSFLDSVESYDPDANLWTPYCKLPNLVYGVGFCLFRNRFHCMGGHDRTEYNNVWEYDDIIKQWKPLKSLNKTRAESFAFVIPHDSVI
- the LOC143910825 gene encoding kelch-like protein 24 — encoded protein: MIEVKAKRNFATNQLERLYKNLIEQKYTDGIFVTRNRSYLVHMVVLTACNDFFMKNEYNLSAIFSEFDDIIIEAILKYCYTGKTTIDVKHYEKFMELVNKLEIKSIAPQYIAIDQTNCLEVLRFSDEPKMIEKAMELTLKHFETLYKTSEFLNLSVLVLADILKSDDLNVSSEEDVFNSVKLWINFEYTTRRNELAKLLGFVKFPSLSMEFIITEAMEFCSSYPECNGILKQAMQPMLCNYQCLVQKESLCRKSQKIALIGAMNIEVGNTVDIYDGRTKSWSLSKSFGFNRCFFASIIINDWILIIGGNSSTTIGVTSVDYIDLKDGGEHPLNSMNQGRSWFPAVILRRDSSTDLYVIGGKANNELLSSVERWNSKTKNWETNVAPLLYPSHVHNASVINGKIYVTGGRIVKDGKHLTINTLQVYSVECNSWSYRAPMIQGRDCHSSITVKGKMYVAGGNFVGTNSLLDSVESYDPDANLWTPYCKLPSPVFGVGFCLFRNRFHCMGGHDRTEYNSVWEYDDIIKQWKPLKSLNKTRAESFAFVIPHDSVI